The Pseudoliparis swirei isolate HS2019 ecotype Mariana Trench chromosome 19, NWPU_hadal_v1, whole genome shotgun sequence genomic sequence CTGTTTTCCATCCAGCAAGAGCTCTCCTCCTACTCCTGCCGTCAGTACACCAGCCTGCAGATTCTCCTGTCTGTGTAAACATATCACTGTCACTCTCAACTGGCTTCATTTTCAATCCCACCAATGATCATCACTCTCAAGGTTTTCTGTTCTCATAAGTAAGACACCGACTGAGGGCACTTTGTGTTCTCTAAATTGTGCTTCTCGAAACTGTATTCTAATTTGAAGTAGTGATTTCTGGCACCATTTCACTTTATTCTAGCAAGAGGAGGGTGAAATGACCTTCTACCTTAGTTGTCTAACTCACCCATCACTAGCTGTAAGCAGGTCTTTCTTCATTTTTTGGGTGCAGTGTGTGAGGAACTGACACACGATGTGACTGACTTGTTGTCCAGTGAAGCTCATAGTGGAGACTGGGAGAATATTTAAATGAAGTGTCCTTTGCTAACACCTTCTAGATGGTTTTCAACCCAACTTCACAACACCGTCTCATTGGTTCAGCTTTGGTCCAACTGTGCGCCTGCTTCTCTCAGCACTGTTATTCGTGCCATAAACCTTGCAGATTGCCCTTTTTAACTAGTTTGTATTGCCTTCCTCAAACCTGCACCGTCCCTGCTACTGTACAGGTGTGACACATACTGGCTCATATAGATACATACCACACTGAGCAGGTTTCCTGGCTTAATAGAAATGCAGATTATATGAAGCCTCTAAACTCTGTAGcacattgcattttttttaaggcTTCGCTGAGATGGACATCAGACGTCTGCAACTCACAGTAAACGGACCAGATGTCGGCCAGTGGTTCTTCCTTCTGCATTACAGCTCATTTGTGCTTCGTTTTTCATGAAGTTATACTGGGATCTGAATTAACTTTCTCTGTCTTCAGAATCGCTTTGCCCTCTTCTATAGTTGCCTTCCTGCCTTTTTTATGtttctttgatttgttttttattccgtTAAAACATAAGATATTGTCATACTCGTTTTCAAAATTAGCTTGATGTGAAATCTTTTGACAACCGAGGATGAAAAGTCTGGGTTTTTACATTTCGATCTTATTAATTTTTGTTTATTAAGTGTAAGGGATATGTATCCCTCTGAGtgcatatgtgtgcgtgtgtgtgtgtgtgcgtctgtctatgtgtgcgcACCCATGATGCATGTCTGAGGGTGATGGGTTGAATCTTGTTTCATCTCTTGTGCGTATTTACTATTTACTATATCATAAAAGAATGAATGACCTGTATAATACAAAGATGAGGAGTATacaaaattaattttaaaaaataaaaaatccgaTTTATAAAAAGTGAAAGCCATTTTTGCCTGACTTTTTCTGCTTATCAACACCAACCTTTTTGTTActtacatttactcaagtgtcTTACTTAAGTAGCCTGCAGTTTTGTGAAATTCAAACTTTACTTTACTATCTTACTTCAAACATCTCCATTACATTTCAGATATTGAATATTGATTTTGTATTAAATTTTACCTCACAGCTTTTATTTAAGAGCTTTAATCTTCAAACTTTTTAGAAAGCACGTTTATTTAGTAACACATGATTCACTAATGAGATATGACCCATTGGTATCGATAACAGTATCCAAAACTACATTGCATTTTCAACCTTAACATGTTAGTGAATCAAATATAgcgtatatataattattcctACGCAAACTGAgaatagttttttaaaaacattttattatgtAAATGCATGATtatgctagtgagtttttctaacattcggggctaattaaaaaacatccggggctgtAGCCCCGGGTTtcttagcctagggacgccactgctaCAGACCAATTAGTATTTTGCCTATCATCTCTAAAATTATAGAAAAATGGATCGCTAAACAAATAATAGAATTTCTTAATAATGGTCAAACCCCCCTGCACTCCATGCAGTTTGGTTTTCGACCGCATCATTCCACGGAATCTGCACTGGTTACGCTCATGGAGAAATTAAAAAGTTTATTAGATAAGAAGAGCTGCGTAGGTGCtgtatttttagatttaaaaagagcGTTCGACACAGTTAACCATGATGTGCTACTAAGCAAACTGTTAGGCTTTAACTTCTCTGATCAAGCCATCAAATGGTTTGGATCTTATTTATCCCATGCATAGAGAACAATGTActgtggttgatggtgtcagCTCCTCTTACCTGGGCTGCCCAGTAGGGGTCCCCCAAGGATCCATACTGGCGCCCATTTTATTCTCTCTTTATATTAATGACTTACCTGACTCTTGCTTCAATGTGGATGTTCagctgtatgctgatgacacggtCATTTTTACGGTGGCCAAAAATAGTGAGGAGGCAGCACGAGTGCTCTCTACTGCTCTGAGTCATATTCAAGGCTGGCTCACCAGGTCCTGTCTCTTATTGAACACTAAAAAAACAGTGTGTATGTTCTTTTCTAAGCAATCCTTAACTGTTGCACATTCTAATGTGTTTTGGGAACTGAGAAATTGAATGTTGTTAATGAGTTCAAATACTTAGGCATTATGCTTGATTCCACACTCTCCTTTAGGAGCCATGTTAAAATGATgtcgaaaaccataaatttccatatacataatttcaaacaaataagaaactctCTATCGAATAATGCCGCTTTGCTGTTTTTACATTCTATGATACTTTCACATGTGAGCTACTGCTTAACCAGTTGGTCTATGACAAGCTCAATAATTATTAAACCGGTCGAACTACTCtataaaaaagcattgaaaataCTGGATAAAAAACCTTTTAAGTATCATCATTGCTATATTTTAACCAAATACAACATGTTAAGTTTTAATAACTTTAGAAAATTCACTTCGGCCTGTTTGATTTACAAAGTACTAAATGGCCTAGCGCCACCCCCCCTTAAAACCTTTATCAAACATAGATCTATTAACTCCACTCTGTCCACCAGAGCTGTCACAAACAGGGACTGTGAGGTCCCGTTTAGAAAAACCCTGTTTGGGCAAAATGTGCtgtccttcaaaggatgcatgatgtggaacagcctacctccttctataagggaaagccccagcctggtcaccttcaaaggccacctgaaggcatggctcagacttaatcagccctgtgaccattagagttaatccgcacggtatccaaatgtcctaaatgcacctttttattaatcttcttttcttcttttgtattgcTGTACTTTCATTacgtgtgaagtgatgtgtgctttctattttactctgcttgtattcttaaactacatcaacctgccaagggactacagatggaaactagcctcctggctataatctggcatatttacatgtacattgtactgtctatcaatatgcactgtcccttattctctaaataaataaataaataaaaataaattacatttaatggAGCAGGTTTAAACTTTATTTCTACAATACTTAAACTTGAGTAACAGTTAACAATGTGAACACTACTTCTGCTGATGGTTATTGTTAATATTACCCAAAAAGGCTGTTATAGTATAATACAGTGGCTCTAAAACGAAATGACTAACACTAAAGAGACGATTACAAAGAGACATATTGAAACTATTAACAAAAGCTAATTAACGGCTATTACTTCGGAACCAACGGTAGTGTAGTTAAAGTTTCGGGGAACTGTTTTAGCGATGCAATAACGGCACTTCCGGTCCACATGTAAACGCTACAGCGTGATTTAAACCTAATTTACAGACTAGCGAGCTGTCTGCGTGCATTTACCAGAGAACTATCGTCGAAACAGTGACAGTTGTTTGTAGAAAATGAAGCTGCTCACGCACAACATGTTGACGTCTCACGTGAAGGGAGTCACTAAAGGATACCCGCTGCTCATCAAGGTAAACTGTCAACAGCCAACTAGCTACACGGCTAACGAAGCAATCACTGGATTTCAATATCATTTTTATATTGAACATTTTGACACTTCATTCTTCAAAATCCCCCCGCGTTTTACTGcctattgtattattatatttaccttCTGCAATTCAAAGTTAAATCTATTTTAAAGTTCCCTTTAAAATACCGCCAATACCACACTATAGTGTTCGTAACAAATGATGTCGGGAACATTCAACTTGCTGGTCTCTCTTGAATTACGTGTTATTTTTTATGTTGGTGATGGCGTCGTGAATAATTGGCAGAGGAATTAATGTTGAAGAAAGTGTGCTGCAGTTTGACGGCCCTTAATTCCTCCAGACTGTTGTTTCCTCctgatttgttttctttgtgcaGGCCACCGAGGTGAAGGTGACTGAGGTGGACTTCAACCCTCAGTTTGTCAGCCGGATGATCCCCAAGCTGGAGTGGAGCGCTCTGGTCCAGGCTGCAGAGGAGGTGAGTCCGACTGCAACGGAGTCACACTTTGTCATATCTCACATTATAAACATCAATACCAGAGGAATTTTGTAGCGTTCCAGAGAGAGATGGCGAAGCTTAAAAGCCGTTAAGTAGCTTCCAATACAAGCAAAGATATTCTTCAATTTGGAACAATCCATCCATTGGAAAAGGGAAGCAAATATTGTATAATGTAAGGAAATAATGTAACATTTTTGTTCTGCTATTTTAGTTCAACTAGAAAACTAAGTTGAGCACTCCCAAAGGAGTATGTCACAACTAAAGATGCACAGAAGGAAGCGGACCTGTGTCAGTGCGATGCTCAGCTTTTCCAACACATTCGTgggtattcaattcagtttattttgtacagcccaaaattACAAATCTTTCCTCTTGAGctgcacatttttatttttaacagttcACTGTTCTTTGCTCATTCACATTTAAATGTCGTCTTGTGGTTCATTGAGGTTTTTATGTGTTGGAAAACTTAAATTGGAAAAGATATTCTCAAACCATAATCCTTTTATAGGACTGTGGGGTGCTGTGTATCAACAGTGGTCCACCAATACAGGTTTATCAATGTCCGATATCTCGAGAGCACGAAGCGACATAATGTTAATTTAATTCAAATATATTGATTTAATTTTGTGATTATCTGCAATGTATGAACTAAATCAACGTCTCATGTGTTTCATGTTGAGGCTGGAACAGGATACAGTTAGCAGTATTCCATgacaggtgttttttttctatttctatttctttaCGGTCTTGTTAACCAGCAGTAACGGTAACTTCCACTAATGAATTTACAACTGCCCGTTTGAACTCTACTgtatcttttctcttttcttcagtTGGGTCAACGGCAAGACCTGCCGGATGAGCTGTTGCCAGAATACGAAAACAACGAAGAATTCCTGAAGAAAGTGCACCGAGTGCTCTTAGAGGTGAGAAGCTCAGTGATTCCTGTCAGGCTGATGGGGTTCATGACCACAGGATGAATGTGGGTTCTTCTTAGGCCCGTAACTCACTATCTTCCATATCACTTACTCTGCATATTGTTGTCTCAATCTCTTTATATTTTGGTCTTAAACAGTGAAAACGTTTTTGTTGGCATTTCTGCTTAATAATGACAAACCATCTATCGAAATACAATAGTTCACGGACTACTTGATGCAACGATTGTTTCTTTTTCCCACTTGTTACCGAGATCTCGTTCACGGGCAAATATCTTTGTTGTTTTGGCTCTTTTGAGTCTTTCATTTTTAATGAAATCGACAAATGAGTTTTAAAAGTGAGGAAAAGGGGTCTTGAGGAACCACTTCTCCATTCTAGATATTATTCGCCATGTAGGTTCCAGCTGTTTTCTATATTCTTGGTTCACATCTTTATAGGATGTCTTTGTGTGGAACACTTCAGTTCTTATTTTGGATCAAACAGCTGAAAATATTGACTCTCAGTAACAGAAAGGTGCAGTCGCCACTTCACATCCTCTTTCTCTTACTGGCAATAGCAATTGGCAGCAAAGCTTTCATGTGGTTGTTTACTGCAGTGTTCTTGTTTTTCATAACGGCACCACGTTAAGAAGACGGTAGCATTTAAGTAGGGATCAAACACGGGAACTGAAATACTTTGAGACATTATTCTTACCCCAATATGTGCATGTTGGCTCCCAGACATTAATGTTAAACAGACAGAGCTCATATAGTGCTTTACTCTTTGCCTATCGCTCACACACTCATGGCGACAGAGGAGCCAGGAATCGCACCATCAACCCTGTGATTAGTGGAcgcctgtgggtcagtggttgaCCCCTGGTCTATGGTGTATGATTGTTTTtgaagttgctttggataaatgtGTCAGCTAAATATAATGTACTTTACGGTTACCTTGCTTGCAATCTTCTTTTTCCTCACTGCATTTTTTTAGTTTGCTTTCCTTTCTTATTGTTACCatatgtcttgtttgttttgttctgtttgtctcttgtaaagcgtctttgtggactagaaaagcgctatagaag encodes the following:
- the trmt112 gene encoding multifunctional methyltransferase subunit TRM112-like protein, encoding MKLLTHNMLTSHVKGVTKGYPLLIKATEVKVTEVDFNPQFVSRMIPKLEWSALVQAAEELGQRQDLPDELLPEYENNEEFLKKVHRVLLEVEVIEGFLQCPESGREFPISRGIPNMLLSEDEG